The proteins below are encoded in one region of bacterium:
- a CDS encoding DUF503 domain-containing protein produces the protein MKHCLGLLTAELHFETSHSLKDRRSLMTSIKERLRHRFNVSVAEADFGDKWQRGGLIVSCAGSAAAQVEESLRAVLSFVENDPRLLVIDSQIRFYE, from the coding sequence ATGAAGCACTGCCTCGGCCTGCTGACGGCCGAACTGCACTTTGAAACCAGCCACTCGTTGAAGGACCGCCGCAGCCTGATGACGTCCATTAAGGAACGCCTGCGCCACCGGTTCAATGTCTCCGTCGCCGAAGCGGACTTTGGCGACAAGTGGCAGCGCGGCGGACTGATCGTGTCCTGTGCCGGCTCCGCCGCGGCGCAAGTGGAAGAGTCGTTGCGCGCGGTTCTGTCCTTTGTCGAAAATGATCCGCGCCTGCTGGTCATTGATTCTCAAATCCGTTTCTACGAGTAA
- the nusA gene encoding transcription termination factor NusA, with protein sequence MNAPIVEAVSQILREKNIDKDVFQEIIEGVFLSMIKKKYGSADNFNVIFNLEKGDIEIFCEKTIVDDDDLTDPVTQIPLSRALTLDPDLDIDDQYAELVPLNDFGRRLVTSARQNLTQKIKEIEKENIYSEFSARVGEVVSGEIHQINRREIRVNLDRHDALLPKNEQIYNEKYVRGKGIRAIIKEVRRTTKEPEIILSRADGMFVRRLFELEVPEIFDNIIEIKGIVREAGDRTKIAVMSHDKRIDPVGACVGMKGVRIQAVVRELNNEKIDIVHWSPDAEIFIKRAMAPVTPLLVMVDEEARSASVVVPDDQIQFAIGRRGQNIRLASQLTGYQIEPIKESEYLAPEELSVAEVVELSDDVKEKLKGAGYESAESVLDAGAEKLREIEGMDEEMVRHTLEVLSTYFEEANDKDSDRSEHSEAENLQEVHAGSEHEHEHESDGRPNAAESEG encoded by the coding sequence ATGAACGCTCCCATCGTTGAAGCGGTCAGCCAGATCCTCCGCGAAAAAAACATTGATAAAGACGTGTTTCAGGAGATCATCGAAGGCGTATTCCTTTCCATGATCAAGAAGAAATACGGCAGCGCCGATAATTTCAATGTGATTTTCAACCTGGAAAAGGGCGACATCGAAATCTTCTGCGAGAAGACCATCGTGGATGATGACGATCTCACCGATCCGGTCACGCAGATTCCCCTCTCCCGTGCCCTGACTCTGGATCCGGATCTGGATATTGACGATCAATACGCCGAACTGGTCCCGCTGAACGATTTTGGCCGCCGCCTTGTGACGTCCGCACGGCAGAATCTGACGCAGAAGATCAAAGAGATCGAGAAAGAGAATATCTATTCCGAATTCTCTGCCCGCGTCGGTGAAGTCGTCTCCGGTGAAATCCACCAGATCAACCGCCGCGAAATCCGTGTCAATCTCGACCGCCACGATGCTCTGCTGCCCAAAAATGAGCAGATCTACAACGAAAAATACGTACGCGGCAAAGGCATTCGCGCTATCATCAAGGAAGTCCGCCGCACCACCAAGGAGCCGGAGATTATTCTCTCCCGCGCCGATGGCATGTTCGTGCGCCGCCTGTTTGAACTTGAAGTGCCTGAAATCTTCGACAACATCATCGAAATCAAAGGCATCGTCCGCGAAGCCGGCGACCGCACCAAGATCGCCGTCATGAGCCACGATAAGCGCATTGACCCCGTCGGCGCCTGCGTGGGCATGAAGGGTGTGCGTATTCAGGCTGTGGTCCGGGAACTGAACAACGAGAAAATCGATATAGTACATTGGAGCCCCGATGCGGAGATCTTCATCAAGCGCGCAATGGCGCCGGTGACTCCGCTGCTGGTAATGGTCGATGAAGAGGCCCGCTCGGCCTCGGTGGTAGTGCCGGACGACCAGATTCAGTTCGCCATTGGCCGCCGCGGGCAGAATATCCGCCTCGCATCCCAGCTCACAGGCTACCAGATTGAGCCCATCAAGGAATCGGAATATCTTGCCCCCGAAGAACTCTCCGTCGCGGAAGTGGTTGAACTGTCCGATGACGTCAAAGAGAAGCTCAAGGGCGCAGGGTACGAGTCCGCCGAATCCGTCCTCGATGCCGGAGCCGAGAAGCTCCGCGAAATCGAAGGCATGGATGAGGAGATGGTGCGCCACACTCTGGAAGTATTGAGCACCTATTTTGAAGAAGCGAATGACAAGGATTCCGACCGCAGCGAGCACTCCGAGGCGGAGAACTTGCAGGAAGTTCATGCCGGTTCCGAGCACGAGCACGAACATGAGTCGGATGGCCGCCCGAATGCGGCGGAATCGGAAGGATAA
- the infB gene encoding translation initiation factor IF-2 — MTAEKQKKVYQVAKELNVATPAIVEFLEDRGFDVPKKHMSALTEEMYVEVIKKFDPARWQRQLEDETRVIDDNRRAEAERARTEQSLKILDDLATQATEAAETLIRQVQEQKQERARKAQQQTEQQDSEKIAEERRIAEDAERARQVAEENERREAERREAERIEAERRESERAEAERLAAQKPTEAQGRQPAAPAAEQPPRAPYQPSSRDQEPRRPRTPQDGRDSRPQGPGGDRPRYQGPQGQGQGRPGDGRPQGPGGDRPRYQGQGQGQGRPGEGRPQGPGGDRPRYQGPQGQGQGRPGEGRPQGQGRPGDGGRPQGPPRTGEAGRPQGGPPRPGAPERPGAPRPPLNKPKEGPPRRRPTKEDIEALEKQKKLLAAQKSEKYRKVTVEELDSPARRKQRRKRVDQKEVAATIKQTLASMDASKKQRHRRRERGTEVLAEDDNKLRLTEFVTTSELANLMGVEFSDVIAKFLSMGKLVSINQRLDKDLIELIADEFGFEVEFTTGKEEEEIEEEEAEAPEDLIPRPPVVTVMGHVDHGKTTLLDYLRKTSVTAGESGGITQHMGAYELVYHDRSITFLDTPGHEAFTAMRARGAQITDIVILVVAADDQVRPQTLEAISHAQSAGVPIVVAINKVDKPSADPERVRQQLAEHNVLVEQWGGKVQSAEISAKFGQGLDNLLDEVLLCADLLELKSNPNRHARATVLENRLDKGRGIVATVIVTAGTLRVGDNFVAGQQYGKVRLLLNEWGESRDKAFPGHPIQVIGFSGAPQPGDTFVVFESEREVKEIAMRRQILQREQTFRQIHMLSLDQISQRIKEGGVRELSLIIKGDADGSVEAISDTLQRLGTSEVAVRIVHRGVGAISESDVLLASATGSIILGFHVHPNIKARELAGREQVDIRVYRVIYEMEDDIRAALEGMLAPDTREDVVGLVEIRELFVIPKIGTIAGSFVVSGKILRSSQVRLLRDGREIWRGKLSSLRRFKDDVREVKQGFDCGIGLDGNPEIKPNDTLEVFEVVEVKRKLEQTSA; from the coding sequence GTGACCGCTGAAAAGCAGAAGAAGGTTTATCAGGTCGCAAAAGAATTGAATGTTGCGACACCGGCCATCGTCGAGTTTCTCGAGGACCGGGGTTTTGACGTGCCCAAAAAGCACATGTCGGCCCTCACCGAAGAAATGTACGTGGAGGTGATCAAGAAGTTTGATCCCGCCCGGTGGCAGCGTCAACTCGAAGATGAAACCCGCGTCATAGACGATAACCGTCGTGCCGAGGCGGAACGCGCGCGGACCGAGCAATCACTCAAAATTCTCGATGATCTGGCGACACAGGCGACGGAAGCCGCCGAAACGCTCATCCGCCAGGTTCAGGAACAGAAGCAGGAGCGGGCGCGCAAGGCTCAGCAGCAGACCGAACAGCAGGATTCCGAGAAGATCGCCGAGGAGCGCCGAATCGCCGAAGACGCGGAACGCGCCCGTCAGGTCGCCGAGGAAAACGAGCGCCGTGAAGCCGAACGCCGCGAAGCGGAACGCATCGAAGCCGAGCGCCGGGAATCCGAACGCGCCGAAGCCGAACGTCTCGCTGCTCAAAAGCCCACCGAGGCTCAGGGTCGCCAGCCTGCCGCTCCCGCAGCAGAACAGCCGCCGCGCGCGCCCTATCAACCTTCCTCCCGTGATCAGGAGCCCAGAAGGCCCCGCACGCCGCAGGATGGGCGCGACAGCCGCCCGCAGGGACCGGGTGGAGATCGCCCGCGTTATCAGGGACCGCAAGGTCAGGGACAAGGCCGCCCCGGTGACGGTCGTCCGCAAGGACCGGGGGGAGATCGTCCACGTTATCAGGGACAAGGTCAGGGGCAAGGTCGCCCCGGTGAAGGCCGTCCGCAGGGTCCGGGTGGAGATCGCCCGCGTTATCAGGGGCCGCAAGGACAGGGACAAGGCCGTCCGGGTGAAGGCCGTCCGCAGGGTCAGGGCCGTCCCGGTGACGGTGGCAGACCGCAGGGTCCGCCGCGCACCGGTGAAGCCGGCAGACCGCAAGGTGGTCCGCCGCGTCCGGGTGCCCCCGAACGTCCGGGTGCTCCAAGGCCGCCGCTGAACAAGCCCAAGGAAGGACCGCCGCGCCGCCGTCCTACCAAAGAAGATATTGAGGCTCTGGAAAAGCAGAAGAAACTGCTGGCCGCCCAGAAGTCCGAAAAATACCGTAAAGTTACGGTTGAGGAACTCGACAGCCCGGCCCGCCGCAAGCAGCGTCGCAAGCGCGTGGACCAGAAGGAAGTGGCCGCTACAATTAAGCAGACTCTGGCTTCGATGGATGCGTCCAAGAAGCAGCGCCATCGCCGCCGCGAACGCGGTACGGAGGTCCTCGCGGAAGACGATAACAAGTTGCGCTTGACCGAATTCGTCACCACGTCGGAACTGGCCAATCTCATGGGGGTGGAATTCAGCGACGTCATCGCCAAGTTCCTCAGCATGGGCAAGCTCGTGTCCATCAATCAGCGTCTCGATAAGGACCTGATCGAGTTGATCGCCGACGAGTTCGGATTCGAAGTCGAATTCACCACGGGTAAGGAAGAAGAGGAGATTGAGGAAGAAGAAGCCGAAGCTCCGGAAGACCTCATCCCGCGTCCGCCCGTTGTGACCGTCATGGGCCACGTCGATCACGGCAAGACCACGCTCCTCGATTACCTGCGCAAGACGTCCGTCACCGCCGGCGAAAGCGGCGGCATTACGCAGCACATGGGCGCGTACGAACTCGTCTACCACGACCGCTCCATCACCTTCCTCGACACCCCCGGCCACGAAGCCTTTACCGCCATGCGTGCCCGCGGCGCGCAGATTACAGACATCGTGATTCTCGTGGTCGCCGCCGACGATCAGGTGCGTCCGCAGACGCTCGAAGCCATCAGCCACGCGCAGTCCGCCGGTGTGCCGATTGTCGTCGCCATTAACAAGGTCGACAAACCCAGCGCCGATCCAGAACGCGTCCGCCAGCAGCTCGCGGAGCACAATGTGCTCGTCGAGCAGTGGGGCGGCAAGGTGCAGAGTGCCGAGATCTCCGCCAAGTTCGGCCAGGGTCTCGACAACCTGCTCGATGAAGTGCTGCTCTGCGCCGATTTGCTCGAACTGAAATCCAATCCCAACCGCCATGCCCGCGCCACGGTGCTCGAGAATCGTCTCGACAAGGGCCGCGGTATTGTGGCTACCGTCATCGTTACGGCGGGAACGCTGCGTGTCGGTGACAACTTCGTCGCCGGACAGCAATACGGCAAGGTGCGTCTGCTGCTGAATGAGTGGGGCGAGAGCAGGGATAAGGCTTTCCCCGGTCATCCCATTCAGGTCATCGGTTTCTCCGGTGCGCCGCAGCCCGGTGATACCTTCGTCGTCTTCGAGAGTGAACGTGAAGTCAAGGAGATCGCCATGCGCCGGCAGATCCTGCAGCGCGAGCAGACCTTCCGCCAGATCCACATGCTCAGTCTCGATCAGATATCCCAGCGCATCAAGGAAGGCGGCGTCCGTGAGTTGTCCCTGATCATCAAGGGCGACGCCGACGGTTCCGTCGAAGCCATTTCCGATACTCTTCAGCGTTTGGGCACCAGTGAAGTCGCCGTGCGCATCGTGCACCGCGGCGTCGGCGCCATTTCCGAGAGTGACGTGCTGTTGGCCTCCGCCACCGGCTCGATCATCCTCGGTTTCCACGTGCATCCCAATATCAAGGCGCGTGAACTGGCGGGCCGCGAGCAGGTCGACATCCGCGTTTACCGCGTGATTTACGAAATGGAAGATGACATCCGCGCCGCGCTCGAGGGCATGTTGGCTCCCGATACGCGTGAGGACGTCGTCGGCCTCGTCGAGATCCGCGAGCTGTTCGTCATTCCCAAAATCGGCACCATCGCCGGCAGTTTCGTGGTCTCCGGAAAAATCCTTCGCAGCAGTCAGGTTCGCCTGCTGCGCGATGGACGCGAAATCTGGCGCGGCAAGCTCTCCTCGCTGCGCCGCTTCAAGGATGACGTGCGCGAAGTCAAGCAAGGTTTCGATTGCGGTATCGGCCTCGACGGCAATCCCGAAATCAAGCCCAACGATACGCTCGAAGTCTTTGAGGTCGTCGAAGTCAAGCGGAAGCTCGAACAGACGTCGGCATGA
- a CDS encoding bifunctional oligoribonuclease/PAP phosphatase NrnA has protein sequence MIFAPADLDAFKQAVRGARVLISTHIHPDPDAIGSALAVREMLLQLGADPQVLLGDDVPARLTLLPGAEHIISFPKTAVSESFHVAVVVDAGGLSRIGDVQHLIASGALIVNIDHHFSNDDFGAVNFVSQHCAATAEMLYDLLRALDLDLTQSIANNLFAGLLTDTGRFRYSNTTASVYRMAADLTDAGAEIFRITDAMYYDIAPADVRSMGAIYSTLELFADGAISTLFTRLEHLVEDPDTVVDTALSIRGVKVAVLMSETWEGKIRVSLRSKSHVNVAVIAESLGGGGHEKAAGFRMRGTLESVRERLIPILLSALEMTPDTVSIEQV, from the coding sequence GTGATCTTTGCTCCGGCGGACCTCGACGCGTTTAAGCAGGCGGTGCGCGGAGCCCGTGTGCTGATCTCCACGCATATTCATCCCGATCCCGATGCCATCGGTTCCGCCCTTGCCGTGCGTGAAATGCTGCTGCAACTCGGCGCGGACCCGCAGGTGCTCCTTGGCGATGACGTACCCGCGCGGCTCACGTTGCTCCCCGGCGCGGAGCACATCATTTCCTTTCCCAAAACAGCGGTCAGCGAGAGCTTTCACGTGGCCGTTGTGGTGGATGCCGGCGGTCTGTCCCGTATCGGAGATGTGCAGCATCTGATCGCCTCCGGCGCGCTGATCGTGAATATCGACCATCACTTTTCCAACGATGACTTCGGCGCCGTCAATTTCGTCAGTCAGCACTGCGCGGCTACAGCCGAGATGCTGTATGACCTGCTTCGCGCGCTGGACCTGGATCTGACGCAGAGCATCGCCAATAATCTGTTTGCCGGTCTGCTCACCGACACGGGCCGCTTCCGCTATTCCAACACCACGGCAAGCGTGTACCGTATGGCGGCGGACCTGACCGATGCCGGCGCGGAAATCTTCCGCATCACCGATGCCATGTATTACGACATCGCTCCTGCGGACGTGCGCTCCATGGGCGCGATCTACTCTACCCTCGAACTGTTCGCCGACGGCGCCATCAGCACGCTGTTTACGCGCCTCGAACATCTCGTGGAAGACCCCGATACGGTGGTGGACACCGCTCTTTCCATTCGCGGCGTAAAGGTTGCCGTCCTGATGAGTGAAACGTGGGAAGGCAAGATCCGCGTCTCGCTGCGCTCCAAAAGCCACGTCAATGTTGCCGTCATTGCCGAGAGTCTCGGCGGCGGCGGGCATGAAAAGGCGGCGGGCTTCCGGATGCGCGGCACCCTCGAATCGGTGCGCGAGCGCCTGATTCCCATTTTGCTGTCTGCGCTGGAAATGACTCCGGACACCGTGTCCATCGAACAGGTGTGA
- the rpsO gene encoding 30S ribosomal protein S15: protein MSVTATERTSVIEKFAQQKGDTGSPEVQVALLTQRINDLTEHLKVHKKDKHSRRGLMLMVGQRRRLLTYLTRKDITRYRKLVEALELRR from the coding sequence ATGTCCGTCACGGCCACCGAGCGCACGTCGGTTATCGAGAAGTTTGCGCAGCAGAAAGGTGACACGGGAAGCCCCGAGGTTCAGGTTGCCTTACTGACGCAGAGAATCAACGATCTGACTGAGCATCTCAAAGTCCACAAGAAGGACAAGCACTCCCGCCGAGGCTTGATGCTGATGGTGGGGCAGCGCAGACGCCTGCTCACTTACCTCACAAGAAAAGACATTACACGTTACAGAAAGCTCGTCGAGGCCCTCGAACTGCGCCGCTGA
- the rbfA gene encoding 30S ribosome-binding factor RbfA, giving the protein MRRPDAPNGKKRPLRIAAEILRDLPEILRAQVDLPDGVMVSITDVEVNDDLTTAKIFFSVFGGDETRTGPYVQKLLNARKGAVRHEIAQRLVMRQHPEVRFIYDETPARAAHIEELLKKAREIQSPEDGGENA; this is encoded by the coding sequence ATGCGCAGACCCGATGCCCCCAATGGCAAAAAACGCCCGCTCCGGATCGCCGCCGAAATTCTGCGCGACTTGCCGGAGATTCTGCGCGCCCAAGTGGATCTGCCCGACGGCGTGATGGTCAGCATCACCGATGTCGAAGTGAACGACGACCTCACCACGGCGAAGATCTTCTTCAGCGTCTTCGGGGGCGACGAAACCCGCACCGGACCCTACGTCCAGAAGCTGCTCAACGCGCGCAAGGGTGCCGTGCGCCACGAAATCGCCCAGCGCCTCGTCATGCGCCAGCACCCCGAAGTGCGGTTCATCTATGATGAAACGCCCGCCCGCGCCGCGCACATCGAGGAACTGCTTAAGAAGGCTCGCGAAATCCAAAGTCCTGAAGACGGCGGAGAGAACGCGTGA
- the truB gene encoding tRNA pseudouridine(55) synthase TruB produces the protein MKAPGLILSVNKPLGWTSFDVVNKLRGALRYKSVGHAGTLDPAADGVLIVLCGEATARSGEFMDLPKRYRARIRLGITTPSDDLEGVDSPAVPLDDWNEARIAAALAEFVGNIEQVPPAVSAVKVAGRRSYKLARAGQAVDLAPRPVQVYEARVLGACNPDVDVVISCSRGTYIRSIARDLGARLEVGGTLAGLTRLAIGPYRIEQALPLSEILKRSFEFASG, from the coding sequence GTGAAAGCACCCGGCCTCATCCTGTCGGTGAACAAGCCGCTGGGATGGACGTCTTTCGACGTCGTCAACAAACTGCGCGGCGCGCTGCGCTACAAAAGTGTCGGACACGCGGGGACCCTCGATCCGGCTGCGGATGGTGTGCTGATTGTGCTCTGCGGCGAAGCCACGGCCCGCTCCGGCGAGTTTATGGATCTGCCCAAGCGGTACCGCGCTCGCATCCGTCTCGGCATCACGACTCCCAGCGACGATCTCGAAGGCGTGGATAGTCCCGCAGTGCCCCTTGATGACTGGAATGAAGCGCGCATTGCCGCCGCGCTCGCGGAGTTCGTCGGCAATATCGAGCAGGTTCCCCCCGCCGTTTCCGCGGTGAAAGTCGCCGGTCGCCGCAGTTATAAACTGGCGCGTGCCGGACAGGCGGTGGATCTGGCTCCCCGTCCGGTGCAGGTCTATGAAGCGCGCGTGCTCGGCGCCTGTAACCCCGACGTCGATGTGGTGATTTCCTGCTCTCGCGGGACATACATTCGTTCCATTGCGCGGGACCTTGGAGCCCGGCTTGAAGTGGGCGGCACGCTGGCAGGATTGACACGGTTGGCCATCGGTCCCTACCGGATCGAGCAGGCTCTCCCGCTGTCGGAGATTTTGAAACGTTCGTTTGAGTTCGCATCCGGATAA
- a CDS encoding tetratricopeptide repeat protein: MSKVTSAKTKGRLTKKELKQDKLVEFTYKAEAFYATHQRLVLGVVGGVVVVILGVILLRHTIQNARLEESYDLTIAKMQFGSGKYEDARTAFQKVIGEGGSAAGEAKYFLARIAFEKGNFTQAADEFKGYLKDFSVDDQMDCAAMAGLAATYEAQGNDSEAAKVYEETAEKYSKNVYASQALYQASRIYLKLGQKDKAVHDLQQIRDKYAEASITPQAKRDLDNLE, translated from the coding sequence ATGAGCAAAGTAACTTCTGCGAAAACAAAAGGTCGCCTGACCAAGAAGGAACTGAAGCAGGACAAGTTAGTCGAGTTTACGTACAAGGCAGAGGCGTTCTACGCCACCCACCAAAGGCTCGTCCTCGGTGTCGTCGGCGGAGTCGTCGTCGTCATTCTCGGCGTCATCCTGCTGCGCCATACCATCCAAAATGCTCGCCTCGAAGAGAGCTACGATCTGACCATCGCCAAGATGCAGTTCGGCTCGGGCAAGTACGAGGACGCCCGCACGGCCTTCCAGAAGGTCATCGGCGAAGGCGGTTCGGCTGCCGGCGAAGCCAAGTACTTCCTTGCCCGCATTGCCTTTGAAAAAGGTAACTTTACTCAGGCTGCTGATGAATTCAAAGGTTATTTGAAGGACTTCTCGGTAGATGACCAGATGGACTGCGCCGCCATGGCCGGTCTGGCGGCCACCTACGAAGCCCAGGGCAATGACTCCGAAGCTGCCAAAGTGTATGAAGAAACGGCAGAAAAATACTCCAAGAACGTTTACGCTTCTCAGGCACTCTATCAGGCTTCCCGCATTTATCTGAAATTGGGACAGAAAGATAAAGCAGTTCACGATCTTCAGCAGATCCGCGACAAATATGCTGAAGCATCGATCACTCCGCAGGCCAAACGCGACCTCGACAACCTCGAGTAA
- a CDS encoding bifunctional riboflavin kinase/FAD synthetase, with amino-acid sequence MEIFRGPWSNFVDVRDSAVTVGFFDGVHVGHRAILDALITDAKAQSLRSVVLTFDTHPRHVLRETNAPIGLLTTPEEKIALLSRTGVDQALVVHFDPTLAQMSAADFVQIVLKGRIGMKKIVIGYNHGFGKGRMGDRETLIAMSRQLGFSVDVVNPTRVNDTIVSSTYLRELIADGQVAVAAEGLGRYYSIRGMVIHGYGRGKRLNWPTANLGLVSPGKLSPRDGIYAGLARLRDETFPAAISIGYNPTFTEGKHSLEAHLIDFDRNIYDEELELEFVERIRSEKKFSSETELSKQIAADVQACADLLTSRGLVRRVS; translated from the coding sequence ATGGAAATATTTCGCGGTCCCTGGTCAAACTTTGTTGATGTTCGCGATTCGGCGGTGACGGTAGGCTTTTTCGACGGCGTGCATGTCGGGCACAGGGCGATTCTCGATGCGCTGATCACGGACGCCAAGGCCCAGAGTCTGCGGAGTGTCGTGCTCACGTTCGACACCCATCCTCGCCATGTGCTGCGCGAAACCAATGCGCCCATTGGCCTGCTGACGACTCCCGAAGAGAAGATCGCCCTGCTTTCCCGGACCGGCGTGGATCAGGCGTTGGTTGTCCATTTCGATCCCACCCTTGCGCAGATGAGCGCGGCGGATTTCGTGCAGATCGTCCTCAAGGGACGCATCGGCATGAAGAAAATCGTCATCGGCTACAATCACGGCTTCGGCAAGGGCCGCATGGGCGACCGCGAAACGCTCATCGCCATGTCCCGCCAGCTCGGGTTCTCGGTGGACGTTGTCAACCCCACTCGCGTCAATGACACCATCGTCTCGTCCACCTACCTTCGGGAATTGATCGCCGACGGCCAGGTGGCTGTGGCGGCGGAGGGGCTTGGCCGCTACTATTCCATCCGCGGCATGGTGATTCACGGCTACGGACGCGGCAAGCGACTCAACTGGCCCACCGCCAATCTCGGCCTCGTGTCTCCCGGAAAACTGAGCCCCCGCGACGGCATTTATGCCGGGCTGGCCCGCTTGCGCGACGAGACCTTCCCCGCCGCGATTTCCATCGGCTACAATCCGACCTTCACCGAAGGCAAGCATTCCCTCGAAGCTCACCTCATCGACTTCGACCGGAATATTTACGACGAAGAATTGGAACTGGAATTCGTGGAGCGCATCCGCAGCGAGAAAAAATTCTCCTCGGAGACGGAACTCTCGAAGCAGATCGCCGCGGACGTTCAAGCCTGCGCCGATCTCCTGACGTCGCGCGGACTCGTCCGCCGCGTCTCCTGA